A genomic stretch from Borrelia sp. P9F1 includes:
- a CDS encoding DUF226 domain-containing protein, with protein sequence MISALEDKLAKKKAELTINETKETIAPKVHITRDANIFAKIEQDGDRKLYYTRLVTSFYTFKVHRDCKDKFWIAFRGMPDLNEIYHLNLFSLAEGDKFKGIFYGFQKLKNGINAYYMDSNLGQRTSFRVFKVYHIEFRFKRGSVFCRMDGLHSLIQKEKVETKYCKLLFELIEQLERKVYEFYNKKLPKGGMIGKWREKNLK encoded by the coding sequence ATGATAAGCGCGCTAGAGGATAAATTAGCCAAGAAGAAAGCTGAGCTTACAATAAATGAAACAAAAGAGACAATAGCGCCCAAGGTACATATTACACGTGACGCAAATATATTTGCAAAAATAGAACAGGATGGGGATAGAAAGCTATATTACACTAGGCTGGTTACCTCGTTTTACACTTTCAAAGTCCACAGGGACTGTAAAGATAAATTTTGGATAGCCTTTAGAGGTATGCCCGATTTAAATGAAATATACCATCTTAATCTTTTTTCCTTAGCTGAAGGTGATAAGTTTAAAGGAATATTTTATGGGTTTCAAAAACTAAAAAATGGAATTAATGCGTATTATATGGACAGTAACCTAGGGCAGCGCACTTCTTTTAGGGTATTTAAGGTGTATCATATTGAATTTAGATTTAAAAGAGGTAGTGTTTTTTGTAGGATGGATGGCCTTCACTCTTTAATTCAAAAGGAAAAGGTTGAGACCAAGTATTGTAAACTTTTATTCGAATTAATTGAACAATTAGAAAGGAAAGTATATGAATTTTATAATAAAAAATTACCAAAGGGGGGCATGATAGGCAAATGGAGAGAAAAGAACCTAAAATAA